CTCTTCTACTCTGGAGTAGAATAAGCGGCAGTGGCATCACCTGGGCACATGTCACCCAATCTACATCGTCATTGGGTGGCAGAGCACCCAATGTGGAAGCTCtttgcatcccccccccccccatgaaaaTGGGTCCCTTTCCAAACTAGACAGTATGCAGTACTGAACCGTATCGTACCAGAGGCagaaaaaaatcaataaaaatcACGGGCTCGCAGTTGGACTCCTCACGTCGCTGCAGAGAAAGAGGGCTACTGGTGCAGTGCGTCACCCCCTTCCATCGTGTCACCCTGTGCAGACCGTACCCCCCTTGTGACACCACTGATAAGAGGGAATAGTTACCCAGATAATAATTGTCAGAAATGCACAGTAAGTATCCCAAAAGAATGGCACTTCAAAGTGGGAGACACTGACAAACtgactacgttcacataatcccctccacactctaacaaagcagccattcactcccgccgtaaaaacccgtacggacctttcttccctccgggctgttgacccacaattcgcatgaacctttaaacacgtcacacctaaccctttaaataccatgccaatgatgaggacggtgcccagaagaagaacagtctctgttcgaaatatcggcggcttctgtcctgaggcaactcccttcctacatctctaccggttcgctggatttctacccatctatggcCTGAACTTTGCAATTCAGCCAAGTAAAATGAATTGCAGGAATATAGATGTATATTCCTGTAAAAATTGTTCTTAGGCGAAATAATTATAGGCGAGCATGTCAGGGCCCTACTAACGCAGTATGCAAACCTAGAAAATACCCATCTGCAGACACAGGTCGGTGTGCATGCACATATTGTAATACATACAACAAAGTTCCTTCCGCACCCACGGTGGTTCGCAATTTCCATCATCCGTTGCAAAGCAAACCCTTACAAGTATGGCACGTGCATTTGAAAGCTGCAATACCAGAGCTGCCTGCTGTCAAAAGCGAAAGTGAAGTGAAGTCAAATCTGTTAGCCAGCAGAGTCTATTTAGTTTCGGTTATCAAGGACTGCCCTTTTTTTAGTGTTATTGTTGCATCATCGATCAACATATGAAACATGCAATCATTTGTTCTCTTCATTGCAGACCTGTTACAGCTGAAGCGGGGCCGTGCCTGTGCTGGGACACTGCGGATATAAGTTGAATGGCAAGATATCTGTCTTCTTTTGTTAACTTTTTGAACAATAAAAAAGCTAGAAATGTGTGAACATACCTTCCAAATGCCGTTCAGTAAGGACGGTTACTACAATGGCCACAGTAGAGGGCACTACACGTAACATGGAACAAGGTGGCAGGCACCTCGATAAGGCTGCAGGAGGATGGGGGGCAGACTACTCAGGAGCGGAGCGCTACGTGCAGTCGGAGAGACTTTTGTTGCTGGAAAAGTGAGGTACAATACAGTGTTACAGCCTTATAGAGGAAGATAAAAAATATGTGGTCCCTTTTCCTGAACTGTTTCTTGCGCATGTGAATCTGTACATGTGTTACTGGGAGTATTTGTGGACCTGACTGCATACCAGACTTCAGGTTTCTCGATCAAGGCTGCCAATGGCACGTCTCGATCTTGATCTGTTACATGCATGCCTTGCAGCCAGCACAAGCCAACTGTTTGAACCTCAAGCTGTGCCTCGTGTTCACAAACTGGTGGTGGCAACCTCACCTCATGTCACCCATGTATTACATTTCCACCAACAATGTGTTTCTCTACACTACCTACAAACTACAAAACTACCTAGGACTACGTGATTGCACGCTTAATTGGAGTTAATTGGTGGTACAAACGTTTCAAGAACCATTTCCGTGTATTTGCACATTTTCAATAATAGTGGAAACACAGGCGGGAAGTGTAATCGAGCTGGTTGTTTTAGTTGCACCGCACTCTACAGTATTTTCTTGCATGAGGTGAGAATATCTGTGTGCGCTACACATTGCTGTCTCTGTAAAGACTAAGGTTTGCACCAAAAGCATTCCTTATTTTCCTTCCATTCCGTTGAACTGTCCATGTACACTTCTTTCTTCCATATTGGCACTCTGCTCTTCAGCTCATCAATGGCCCACTTGACTGCATCAAGCGGTTCCTGTCTGTGCTCTGCAGACACAGCTATCACAACACTTGCCTCACcaatgggaacttcaccgaGCCTGTGAATAATAGCGATGTTCTTGACGGTCCACTGCTCTCGTATGAGGCTACAAAGCCGCCTCATCTCCCTGAGAGCCATAGGATCGTAAGCTTCGTAGCTTAATTTTTCCACTTTTTTCCCTTGAAAGTGGTTCCGGGTTGTACCGATGAACACTGAAATAGCACCGCTGTCCGCTGTTCCTACGTTGCGTAGAACCATTTCGGTGTCAATCTTGGATAAGGACAGCTCTACGAGGTCCATTTTTTCTCTTATCCTCCACTGATGGGAGGGATTACTGCAATTTCGTCGCCTTCTTTCAGGTCGACACTTGCTCCAGGCTCCAAGTAAAGTTCATTTACCGCCAAAATCGTACATTTCACCAGCACACTGAGAAGAGGGAAGGACGAGAAGATGAAATCCTTCAGGGCTTTCTCGTCCTGCACATTATTTGGGATCAACAGTGTCGCCTCTGATTTACCAAGCAGCTCACGCGCTTTTGCAAAGAAAAGTACTCGGATTGCTACATTTGATAGCATTGCAGGACAAACTGCGACAGCCTGTTTGAAGCACTGAAGCACAGTCAAAATTTGCGTGAAAACTAGTAATCACATGACCTGTACATTTACGAGCCACCGGAAGCTCCCATACCCGCAATGATTTACCACCTGTATCTTTCAACGACACCAACCGAATAACCGAATCTCCGGTGGAATCTCAGCTCTCAGCGCTGCCAACACTGGTAGTTTCAGGTTTCAGCTTCTGCCGCTTCCGCTTTCCGTATGCTTGGAGTTTCGGTTTTGATT
This sequence is a window from Ornithodoros turicata isolate Travis chromosome 10, ASM3712646v1, whole genome shotgun sequence. Protein-coding genes within it:
- the LOC135369766 gene encoding molybdopterin synthase catalytic subunit-like; translated protein: MDLVELSLSKIDTEMVLRNVGTADSGAISVFIGTTRNHFQGKKVEKLSYEAYDPMALREMRRLCSLIREQWTVKNIAIIHRLGEVPIGEASVVIAVSAEHRQEPLDAVKWAIDELKSRVPIWKKEVYMDSSTEWKENKECFWCKP